The DNA window TCGTCGCCTTGGTTACCAGAGCTGCTGTTCATCTATTATAGTTAAGTGAACCACTTGGTTGTGTGTTGTTCGGGCAACGCTGATGTGTGTGAAGCCGTCATTAAATAGTGTAAAATCAAATcatatgatttgtttttaaataatacacaaTAAAATGTGCACGTTTAGAGCTTATTGGACATGAACAAAACTCTTAAATGATGCAAataactacaacaacaaaaatagtgcGAATCGAAGAGCAATACTGTTGACTGAATTAGATTGATATGACAGACATATAAAGACTAACATTGTTGACTGAATGAGGTACATATGACATGGTCGAATCTGTTTTAAGGGGGACGTATAAATGCTTTGGTGACcactaaaatacaaacatttacattacgGTGCATGCTTGCAAAAATGGGTGAGGCGAGCGTTTTGACTAATTATTAGCGTTTCGCTGCTATGTCAAGCATCTTGTTCCGGGAAACTCCCAACATGTGAGCCACCAAAATAATCGTCAAAAACATCCGCATGCAATCTAAcccaactaaaaaaaacaacaacaaaaaactagtGTATGCTCGCGGTACATCACACATTAAAAGTAACTGCACGTATAATTGCAACGACCGAAGTTAGTATTTATACTTACCGTACTCACTTTTATTTTCGAAAATACGACTTCCTTTTATGGCTGTGTGCGTCCAGCTTGACTTTAGATGGGAGGAGGGCGTTGCAAATAACCCGCCGTGCCTGTGCAGAAACTCTGTCATTTTCCAGTTCGCAGTTAAACCTTCTGCAAAGTTGTGGTGTGTTTTCCCCCACCAACAGTCGCCATGGTTATCCTCATCAAAGACTTGGtaagttttcttttcttcaatatctttaaaaaaacaaaaacactgcttATACAGTACTTGTCAAAGATAGCGTAGTTTCGCTCATTACTTTCTATGCAATACGGATGGACCAATCCACTGGGATATGTTGCTGTCACGTTAACTACGGAAGTAATGTCAGTTCGGACCTCGTAATGACGTaattacataaaataataattagaattaCAAAAAAGGCGAAAAGTACGTCGTTAATGTCGccccaaaaattacaaaataaaagtagttCTAGAGAGTTAGGCGCGAACGCGGGGGCCATTGGCTATAGACTCGAGCACACTGAGGCCGAGCCCGGGCTAACGCTCATGCTAACGCTCATGCTAACGCTCATGCTAACGCTCATGCTAACGCTCATGCTAACGCTCATGCTAGACCAACGTCACCGGAACACACGGTGGCATCACCATTAACTCTAAAATATCCGAACACACggtttattcaaataaaataaagtcaacGACGAGAATAAAAGTTGATTTGGAGTGTTTTGGACCGGTGAAAGTTAAgctttaatgtaaaaaaatggcGACCTGTTGGAGCGGGAAAACGGGGTAATTTTATTTTGCCCCTTAACAACTAAACAAACTCGACAAATTAACTACAATAGCCTGCAAAATATGTCattcttgtgatttttttttttttgtacactcaCCTTAATTAGTTAATTTTTTGGTCCTTATAGCTCGAGTGCTTGTGTAAGTTCAACATGTAAATTCATTCGAAGCGAGGTTCCCGACGGTCATCGTGATTGACACGAGTACCTCAAAATGGAGATCTGTCGaacctaccccccccccccttcccgccaatatatttttaacaatctTTATTGAAAAGATTCAATTTAAACGAAAATAAGAACAGACAAACACAGCATATAGTCATTAATACATAAATACTAAAGGAGATTTCACAAGAATAATTATTAGATTTATAGTTGTGTCGCTGtcattattaaaacacatttttccaatGAAGACAAGTCACAGTCAATATGAGTAATGAACGTTACAAAGTTCCAAATAGATGTGGGattgcacaatttttttttattcaattgatTTTAAAGGTATTATTCTGGTTAGTAAAATCAAGGAAGTTCAAGCCACCAGCCTCATAGGTGTTCATTACAACAGACCTTTTCACATAATGAGTAATATTTCTCcgtagaaaataaataaataaaaaagcttcTTATATTACAAGTCTTTCTTTTTACAAAGGGAGATATTGCTGCATATGCAAGACAGGATAACAGGTCAATGACATTGTGCTGTGTTCAGGGTCAGCAGGAGAACTGGAGATGGGGTATATAAGTTGAATTCGTTCCTTGGCCAAGCTCAATTTACTTGGATACCAAATAAATTTTACCCATTTGAAATATATTGAAAGGCcagtaaatcattttttttttacatttttatttaagaaaaaataaaataacactgtattgttaaaaggaaatataaaaacatccaGATCCctcccaccaaacaaaaattttgACTGGCAGTGTAGATTTTTGtgtagacacttttttttttttttttccaaaatcattATCTATTCACTATTttcaagggtaatgttgtaaaatgtgtttgaaagcATACTTAAATGTTTTGGGGTTATAGTTTGtgctattttatgttttgttaaatcTTCTACCATACTCCTTGTTTCCAGGAAGAGTTTgatggttacctgaaaagcagTGGAGACAAGCTCATTGTGGTGGACTTCACAGCCACATGGTGTGGACCCTGTAAAATGATTGGACCAGTTTTTGATGTGAGTTGATGACTGCACCTCCCAGATTCTTGATCAAGTCCTCTGTTTGATGTTGTGCTTGGAAATCGCAAAACAAAAGCTCATAAGTTGATTCTCTTGCAGTCAGCGTCAGAAAATCCGACATACGCCGATGTTATATTCCTTAAAGTCGACGTGGATAAGTGTGAGGTATGCTTCCtgcttatcttttttttttttttttttttttttttttttttcccccccctcagaggaaaaaaaaccaaaactattgcTTTGAAGCTGGAGTATTCATAACTATTTTAAGAATCTTAAACACTGTAACGTCCTCTGTGCGGACCATTTGTCTCCTTCGTTTATCAGTGTTAAAGCAAATGTAATTAAAGTTCAGAAGGTAGAgatttttgtctgatttttatcATTTCCAACATCCAGCTCTTCAAGAAGCTCAACTGTTTACATCAAATTGTACCTTCTGGCTTGACATGACCATTTTTGCCCAATTGAAATATATGAAAACTCCATTATTTAGTTCCTccttatttactgtattaaatCATACATTTTGCATGAAATGGGATACTCATTTTACCATATTACAGCTTATATCAATTTTTGAATAAGGTAGCAATTTTatgcagagctgtcaaatgttacagAAATCTGTATTTAGTtatggaaatcactgaacgcggTACCCGGCCACCATGACGaaaatttcataaatgaattttatgaaataaacactatagtgtttaaaaaaagaaaaatcctatGAATCCCCCCTCCTGTAAAAAAACCACTGTATTATCaatgaaaggaaaaaagaaaaaaaaagtggtgctGAGGCTATATAAACGTCATTTGTTTTCCAGTCAGTGCTTTatgcaaacaaactggaatttgaAGGGTTAAAAAATGAACATGAATTTATACTAATGACAAGAATTGATGTTAGTTGAAAACGATGCaacaaaagaagcaaaaaaaaaaaagtcccgccccaaaacaaaaaaaccatagAAGCTTAAAGGGTAGTAAAATAGAACAAGGCCTGAGGGTTAACCAGTGACAAACTTCATCTAtcgtcacattttgttttgacttaaaaaaacaaacaatacagtGCTAGTTGCACCTTCACTGACTTTCACTTTTGCTTTCCAGGATGTGAGCACTAAATGCAAAATCAGCTGTATgcccacattcatctttttcaGAAATGGAGTCCAGGTaagcttaacttttttttttgtctcctcttgttaagagtgtttttttctattaattCCCATCTTACTATTTTTACAGATCGATAACTTCTCTGGGGCCAACTCCACGAAACTGATGGAAAAGCTCGATGCTCACGCAAAACGACAATGACAACACTCTTTATTCCACCGAGCATCATCCTGTTAATTCAGTGCATGTCTTGAGTATTTAAACAATTGACAAGAAAGTCTGTTCAATGAAACGTTGGCTTGACTTGCTCAGAAACCTTCTGTATGTAGTCTCCAACAAGGTGGATTTATTAAATGGTGTATTGGGACCCGTCATACTTTTTCTTCTCATGAATGCATAACACTCACCAAGTGTGTCAAAAGCAAGTTATTAACGCCCATTTatgctttaattaaaaaagaaaaaacttagTTTACAAGTACACTGGACAAAACACATCCATCATTTTTACAAGTATATAGCAGCATATGTTCAATactgttgtttctttatatgaaaaaatacagctttattttacaaattagTTCTTGCTTTGCTGGAGATGCTTTGTGAGGAACTTCCCTCCATACGGGGTCGGGTGGAACGTTTAGAAGTGATAGTAGCCTGACCTCCTTTTCCTTTGACGACAAATGGAAACATTTTAGAATCTGACCACATGAAACATGATACGCTACCCACAACGTTGCAAAGGAGGATaatgggtgaaatttcaggaagaAGCTAACATGTCCAGCTGTTCAATGGatcagtactttttgcaaaacttgctgttctctgaACGGCAGAATTCAGAAcaagtgtttgatccatgaatggagTAAtgcatttcctggttcaatatTACAACACTCAATTTCAACCCCAACGTTTTGTAAGTAGTGTTCATtacacattaaatatctttaaaCCCGTACCTGGAGCAGTGGTGTCCGCTCCAGCCTGGACTACAGTGACACCTATTTGGCCTGATGCATCTGCCTCCATTCAGACATGGTGATGAACACACAGCTGTAAACACACCCAATAAATATGAACACATTGCTTAAAGGACTGATGTCACTGACCTCCTTGAAGGTAACGATCACTCACCACTGTGACAGCGGGTGCCCGTCCACCCGGTGGGACAGTCACACTGGTAGGGAGCCACACAGCGCCCTCCGTTCAAGCATGGCAGGATGCAGATGGCTGTTAACAGAGGAACAATGACATTGCTCTGTGTAGAATGACTAATCAGAGGATCAGGACATAAGAAGGGAGACTGATGCGGAAATTCTCTGGTCAGCCAATTTCGATTTgtttcatttatgtatttgatATGGACGTCACAAGAACATTGGACAAACCAGACGCAATGCTTGAAGTGTTTTTGTACGAGTGCTAATTCTCAACACTTGTCCAGATGCTGCTCTGAATCCCTTAGGCTTCCAAAGGTCTAAATTTAAGCTCCGAAATACATGATGAAAGGTTTAATGACCTGTGCACGCTGATACAAAGTGGGCTAATGATACTCATCTGACCTGACTCGCTCCATAATCCCGGGCCCCTCTTTGTGTACATGTTcttgttaaaaagaaaacctgCTTGCTGAGCGGTTTGTTTGACATGTAACACGTTGGGTGGGTTAGTGTGACAGCTGTGTTGAAATTGTTGGGAAGTAACTCATGTACAAATAAATGCGTTGTTACTGTACTTGACTACCACGTATTTTCAGGCATCAGCACTTATTAACATTCATTTTCTCGGACAGATATTTGTGCTTTCTACtccttattttgtcaaaatacacatTATGTTTTTCAACCTGTCAGATGCGAGTATGCTCATGtcacgaagaggaggaggaagaccaaaaaaaaaaaaagtctgatgtGACAGCCAGCGTCTTctctggtgtgtcaaatttagaaaacatttattttcactttagagGAACTTGAAGTACttagtgtgagtacttttgccttGTTGCCAGTGAATCGGCTACTCACGCTCCTCGCAGAGTCGGCCCATCCATCCTTCGGCGCAGGCGCAGGTGTTGGGCCGTTGGCACACACCTCCGTTCTGGCAGGGCAGCCAACACacagctgacacacacacacacacacgttaagtCTAGGTAAGAATGCAtgtcgtaacttgttttcatacTTGAAGTGGATAGTCCtgccacaaaaacacaatgttccTTTTCCAGTTCGTTTGTTTCACAACAGCCCACAGATTAATTCTTGCGAAACTCAAACTTCAAAGGCATGTCAACAGAAGGTGACTCGTCAGGGTGACTTCCTGAATGTCGGCTAACTCCTACTATACAGTACAGTCAACCCCGGCTATATCGTGGTTCATCGTTAAATAGCCTCAATATGGGATCTTTAACATCGATGTTAATTTATGTTTgtctgtctatggcattttgcatcatatcttagcattaagctcgaGTGACATCATCTCAAACTGATGTCTCTGTGAAATGACATTGAGGATCGAGCATCTCatttctccaaacatttgttCCTCACGCACATTGTTCTCCTTGACTCCTCGACAAGCTCTCCAGTGGGAGGAGCTAATGTAAACAGAGCGAGAATCGAGCACTGTGGttgcaaataaagaaatgacACTCAGCCAATATAACTGAGTATTGTTGTACGCTGTTTGTTTGGGTTGCCGTTTTTAATGACGGTTTACCATAATTACCATAAAAACTTTACTAATTTCCGTAACCCATCTATTGGATTTcatattatatgttagcattaagctagccgGCTGTTCgttacattacattttggtgcttaaatatacaatgtataATACTCTTATTTCATGTGTCAGtcttacagtaaacttcaacagcttgaagcactcatttggagaactgtgagtgagagtcttcttttcatagactcaaagtgatgttatatggtagtctcccatttcttgacagcaagaggaatactttaaaaagtgtgtcttaataagttgaaatgtgtttaaagcaggTGAAAAGGGTTACACTATAAAGAATTTGTTTTACAGTTTCGTGGGCGGGTCTGGAACATACATCCTGCGATAAACCGGTTCAGTGTACAAGTTACAGAGGACAGAAACAAGCGTATGTTGGAAGAAGAGGGTGGGGAAAGGCAGAGAGACTTTGCCATGAAACCGGGCAGGAGTCGGGGTCCGGTCCCCCCTGGTGTGGATCTCTCTACCTCTGCACGTGGGAGGCGGCGTCCAGCTGCCGTTCTCCAAACACCGACTCCTTCCGGCGCCCTCCATGGCGTAGCCGCCAAAACACGAGTACGCGGCCACGTCCCCGAACTGGAACACCGCCCCCCGCACCACCCCGTGAGCCACGTGGAGTGGGGGGCCACAGGAGACCCCTGTACAACAGCCCAGATGGAACGGCCGACCGGTTACTAACTAACTTAAAGGGCATCTAACAGAAAGAGACGTCTGTGTTGCATAGgccaggggttctcaaaccttcTGTGTTTGACCCCACTGGACATTGTGTCATTTGTTTTCCCACATCATTCGTCATATCCACGAGTAAATCTCCTTGGAACCGAAACAGGCGTTCAAAAGATGACATGGCGCATGCACGAGGAGGAATACGCGCAAAGCGACCGCACTTGAGCCAGACCAAGGGCTTATGTGACAATGGTTGCTATAGAAGCGGATAATTACAGACGGGGACAATGTTAGATGCAGCCTCAATTGGTTGGGATCAAAGCTCTGTGAGGAACACAAAGGACAAGCGCTCAAGCCGATGTTCATACGGATTTGGGAACGCTGGTTCGTGCAACGACAAATCATGAAAGAA is part of the Phyllopteryx taeniolatus isolate TA_2022b chromosome 23, UOR_Ptae_1.2, whole genome shotgun sequence genome and encodes:
- the txn gene encoding thioredoxin; translation: MVILIKDLEEFDGYLKSSGDKLIVVDFTATWCGPCKMIGPVFDSASENPTYADVIFLKVDVDKCEDVSTKCKISCMPTFIFFRNGVQIDNFSGANSTKLMEKLDAHAKRQ